The Chrysemys picta bellii isolate R12L10 chromosome 5, ASM1138683v2, whole genome shotgun sequence genome includes a window with the following:
- the FABP2 gene encoding fatty acid-binding protein, intestinal isoform X1, with protein MLKRCVVYFLHFKTDTDWRGGLIRKPQIQPGINVMKRKLGAHDNLKITIQQEGNKFTVKESSTFRTIEIIFMLGVNFEYSLADGTELSGTWNLEGNKLVGKFNRKDNGKELKAFREIVGDELIQTYIYEGVEAKRIFKRV; from the exons ATGTTAAAACGTTGTGTAGTCTATTTTCTGCACTTTAAAACTGATACAGATTGGAGAGGAGGCCTCATCCGGAAGCCTCAAATTCAACCAG GTATTAACGTAATGAAAAGAAAGCTAGGAGCCCACGACAACCTGAAGATCACTATTCAGCAGGAGGGAAACAAATTCACTGTCAAGGAATCAAGTACTTTCCGCACCATAGAAATAATATTCATGCTGGGAGTCAATTTTGAATACAGCCTGGCTGATGGAACTGAGCTCAGT GGTACTTGGAACCTGGAAGGAAATAAGCTTGTGGGAAAATTCAACCGGAAAGATAACGGGAAAGAGCTCAAAGCATTCAGAGAAATCGTAGGAGATGAATTAATTCAG ACTTACATATATGAAGGAGTTGAAGCCAAGAGAATCTTTAAAAGGGTTTAA
- the FABP2 gene encoding fatty acid-binding protein, intestinal isoform X2 translates to MAFDGNWKVDRSENYEKFMEQMGINVMKRKLGAHDNLKITIQQEGNKFTVKESSTFRTIEIIFMLGVNFEYSLADGTELSGTWNLEGNKLVGKFNRKDNGKELKAFREIVGDELIQTYIYEGVEAKRIFKRV, encoded by the exons ATGGCATTCGATGGCAACTGGAAGGTAGACAGAAGTGAAAACTATGAAAAATTCATGGAGCAGATGG GTATTAACGTAATGAAAAGAAAGCTAGGAGCCCACGACAACCTGAAGATCACTATTCAGCAGGAGGGAAACAAATTCACTGTCAAGGAATCAAGTACTTTCCGCACCATAGAAATAATATTCATGCTGGGAGTCAATTTTGAATACAGCCTGGCTGATGGAACTGAGCTCAGT GGTACTTGGAACCTGGAAGGAAATAAGCTTGTGGGAAAATTCAACCGGAAAGATAACGGGAAAGAGCTCAAAGCATTCAGAGAAATCGTAGGAGATGAATTAATTCAG ACTTACATATATGAAGGAGTTGAAGCCAAGAGAATCTTTAAAAGGGTTTAA